The sequence below is a genomic window from Citricoccus muralis.
GGGACCGTCAGCCAAGTGCTCTGGGACGTGCTGGCCGATGCTTACACGTATCTTGGATTCGATGGCCTCGAAGACGACGCGTTCCGGTCTATGGTGCTCGCCAGAATCATCGAGCCAGCTTCGAAACTGGCGACCACGGGGATCTTGGAAGAACTGGGTGTGCCTGCCCTTCACCATCGGCACTCGCGGGGCAGCCACCATGGTCCTCTACGACACCACCACCTTGCATTTTGAAGCAGAAGACGAAGACGAGCTCCGCAAAGTCGGAATGAGCAAAGAACGCCGAGTCGACCCACAAGTCCAGGTCGGTTTCCTCGTTGACCCAACCGGTTTCCCGCTGGAGGTGCATCTCTTCGAAGGCAACAAAGCAGAGACCACGATGCCGGTCCCGGTGCTGGAGATGTTTTAGGCCCGTCACGGGGGTGAGGGACATGGTTGTCGTCGCTGACTGGCGCATAGCGTGAGTCGGTAGCGCTGGTCTGGGTAACCGGTAGCGGAGTTCTGACGACCGGGAAGCGCCTCTATGGTGCTTCCCGGTCGTCGGTTTCTCAAGTTCCTCTACTCCCAGTAGCCAGGGGCCGCTCGTGTCTGTTCCCCCTGGTGGCGTCGCATATCAATGTCACCAAGGTTTATCGTGCGGGCATTATTCGCCAGCCGATTGACGATACTGTCCGCAGCGATTCTGTCAGGCAGAGCTGAAGCCCAGTACGCGGGCCCGGTTTGAGAAGCGATCATGGTCGCTGCCCGGTGTTCTCGGTTCGCCAAGATCGCGAAGAGATCGTTCGCGGCTTCAGGGTCTATACCGACGGTCAAGAAATCATCGATGATCAACAGATCCGCATCGGAGAGCCGATTCAATAAGGCTTGATGAGCGATGCCATCGCCTCGAGCGATGACGAGACGACGGGCGAGTTCGTCCATGCGGGTGTAGAAGACTTTATGCTCGTTGTGACATGCTGCCACGGCAATCGCGCAAGCAATATAGGTCTTTCCTCCTCCTGTGGGCGAGGTGATCAACAGGTTAGCGGTCTCATTGGCCCAGTCATGGGCGGCATAGCGGGCCATCCTAGCTGGGGTGATATTTCGTCCTTCTTGATAGTTGATCTCTGCGATCGAGGCCCTCATGATCGGTAGCTGCGCAGCCAGGAGCAGTTTCTGAATGTTCTTCACTCGGCGTTGATCTAAAGCGTCGT
It includes:
- a CDS encoding ATP-binding protein, with product MTTTPTSGALMNSVFSTEDKEKFRTLRITHLAAKFEELIIDESNDHLTPEQIFLAAVDDALDQRRVKNIQKLLLAAQLPIMRASIAEINYQEGRNITPARMARYAAHDWANETANLLITSPTGGGKTYIACAIAVAACHNEHKVFYTRMDELARRLVIARGDGIAHQALLNRLSDADLLIIDDFLTVGIDPEAANDLFAILANREHRAATMIASQTGPAYWASALPDRIAADSIVNRLANNARTINLGDIDMRRHQGEQTRAAPGYWE